The sequence below is a genomic window from Verrucomicrobiota bacterium.
CGGGTAACGCGGGACGACTTGAAATTCCTGCATGGCCCGCGGCAACGGGAGCCTGGTATTCAGCTCCACCATCCGCCGGTTGATTTTAATCTGGTCGACACCGGCCAGAATACTCTCGCGCAATTTGTCTTTGGCAATTTGCGCGGGGTTTTCCAGCAAGGCTTCGATCGTGCCGAATTGGTTGATCAAAGCAGCGGCGGTTTTCGGTCCGATACCTCGAATGCCCGGGATATTGTCGGCGCTGTCCCCGGTCAGGGAAAGCACGTCCCCAATTTGCGCGGGGGACACACCCCATTTTTCTCGCACTCCCTCGATACCGATCAGGGAAAATTGCCCGTCTTTACCGGGGGAATAAATCGTCAAGCTCCCGTCCACAAGCTGCATGATATCCTTATCATTCGTGGCGATGACCGTTTCCCAGCCAGCGGCCTTTGCCGCCACGGCGTAACTAGCGATGACATCATCAGCCTCTTGATCCTCGACTACGATCCGGGGGAACCCGAGTAACTCAGTGATCCCGTCAATGACCGGTAGCTGGCAGGACATGTCCGCGGGCATCTCAGAGCGGTTCTGCTTGTATTGGGGCAGTAGCTCCATCCTCTCGGCGGGTAATCCTCCGTCAAAGACCACGACCGCCAAATCAGGCTTCAAGTCGGAGAGCATCCGACGCAAGGCTTTAGCGAAGCCATACACCGCATTAGTAGGCTCACCTTGGGAATTCGTCAGTGCCGTAACCGCATAAAATGAACGGTAAGCGTAATAATGGCCATCAACAAGCAGGAGTCTCATAGGGGGTAAACCGTATAATAGAGAGCACACTCTTTGCAAGGGATTTCCCTCAGAGTCCAGGATTTT
It includes:
- a CDS encoding 5'-3' exonuclease H3TH domain-containing protein, whose product is MRLLLVDGHYYAYRSFYAVTALTNSQGEPTNAVYGFAKALRRMLSDLKPDLAVVVFDGGLPAERMELLPQYKQNRSEMPADMSCQLPVIDGITELLGFPRIVVEDQEADDVIASYAVAAKAAGWETVIATNDKDIMQLVDGSLTIYSPGKDGQFSLIGIEGVREKWGVSPAQIGDVLSLTGDSADNIPGIRGIGPKTAAALINQFGTIEALLENPAQIAKDKLRESILAGVDQIKINRRMVELNTRLPLPRAMQEFQVVPRYP